From Paludisphaera rhizosphaerae, a single genomic window includes:
- a CDS encoding stage II sporulation protein M, with the protein MIVHEFIRSRKDSWARLQAFLDQARRLSLARVPLETFREGSTLYREAVADLAYARMQYPEHPIAKELGRLVGQAHSILYQSERARSSGWMDFWRRGWPTSVRAAAGPILLATAAFWIAAVVGFFLTAQNPALERFFISPPMREAIAAKHLWTESLTKTAPSSGSHIAVNNINVSLLAWASGLTFGIGTMWLMIFNGVMLGAIAAACLRAGMLGPLAEFVVGHGSLELPAIWISAGAGFLMADALLFPGRYSRRDELWLKGRTSVRIIVGIFPLLLIAGAIEAFISPSEAPGLAKTFLALGLGLSLLAYIMIGGRTSPIDGKDSALALPRHDSEVVRPGGVQA; encoded by the coding sequence ATGATCGTTCATGAGTTCATCCGCTCGCGAAAAGATTCCTGGGCTCGCCTTCAGGCCTTTCTGGACCAGGCTCGCCGATTGTCGCTGGCGCGGGTGCCGCTGGAAACCTTCCGCGAAGGCAGCACGCTCTATCGAGAGGCTGTCGCGGACCTGGCGTACGCCCGCATGCAGTATCCCGAACATCCGATCGCCAAGGAACTCGGTCGGCTCGTCGGTCAGGCGCACAGCATCCTCTATCAATCCGAACGCGCCAGGTCAAGTGGTTGGATGGATTTCTGGCGGCGAGGTTGGCCGACGAGCGTCCGCGCCGCGGCTGGGCCGATCTTGCTCGCCACGGCCGCTTTCTGGATCGCGGCGGTCGTGGGATTCTTCCTCACGGCGCAGAACCCGGCCCTGGAGCGGTTCTTCATCAGCCCGCCGATGCGCGAGGCCATCGCCGCCAAACACCTGTGGACCGAGTCGCTGACCAAGACCGCGCCCAGCTCGGGGTCGCACATTGCGGTGAACAACATCAACGTCTCGCTGCTGGCGTGGGCGTCTGGGCTGACCTTCGGGATCGGCACCATGTGGCTGATGATCTTCAACGGGGTCATGCTGGGGGCGATCGCGGCGGCGTGCCTCCGCGCGGGGATGCTCGGGCCGCTGGCGGAGTTCGTCGTCGGCCACGGCTCGCTGGAGTTGCCCGCCATCTGGATCAGCGCCGGCGCGGGGTTCCTCATGGCCGACGCATTACTCTTTCCCGGCCGTTACAGTCGGCGGGACGAGCTTTGGCTGAAGGGCCGCACCTCCGTCCGAATCATCGTCGGAATCTTCCCTTTGCTCCTGATCGCTGGCGCGATCGAGGCGTTCATCTCACCCAGCGAGGCTCCGGGTCTCGCCAAGACCTTCCTCGCACTGGGGCTCGGCCTCTCGCTATTGGCCTATATCATGATCGGGGGAAGAACTTCGCCGATCGACGGAAAGGACAGCGCTCTCGCCTTGCCCCGACACGACAGCGAAGTCGTTCGGCCCGGCGGCGTACAAGCTTGA